The following proteins are encoded in a genomic region of Alistipes shahii WAL 8301:
- a CDS encoding MFS transporter: protein MNRISRFYRISAPAPAREMDEAARDKYYRRLRMQAFIAATLGYSLYYVCRTSLNVMKKPILDSGSLDASQLGVIGSALLFAYAIGKFVNGFIADYCNIKRFMATGLIVSAAANMLMGVLGLMHSVIPTAVIFIAFAVMWGLNGWSQSMGAAPAIISLSRWYPLKERGTYYGFFSASHNLGEFFSFLFVGSIVTFAGWQAGFFGSAIAGAIGVVVILLMLHDTPESKGLPPVEALAHEKPAASADKSVKEIQKQVLRTPAVWILAAASAFMYISRYAINGWGVLFLQEAKGFSDVEAISVVSINALLGILGTVLSGWFSDKLFKGDRKVPALIFGVLNAAALALFFYGGNAMWVNVLSMVLFGIAIGVLICFLGGLMAVDIVPRKATGAALGVVGMTSYIAAGIQDVASGWLIDSNITVAADGVKHYDFGPVAIFWLAAAVISFLLPLLNRGKVKEF, encoded by the coding sequence ATGAACCGCATTTCCCGCTTCTACCGCATCAGCGCCCCCGCTCCCGCCCGGGAGATGGACGAGGCCGCCCGCGACAAATACTACCGCCGCCTGCGCATGCAGGCCTTCATCGCCGCCACGCTCGGTTACAGCCTCTACTACGTCTGCCGGACGAGCCTCAACGTGATGAAGAAACCGATTCTCGACAGCGGCTCGCTGGACGCCTCGCAGCTGGGCGTTATCGGCTCGGCGCTGCTGTTCGCCTATGCCATCGGCAAATTCGTCAACGGATTCATCGCCGACTACTGCAACATCAAACGCTTCATGGCCACCGGCCTGATCGTCTCTGCGGCGGCCAACATGCTGATGGGCGTGCTGGGGCTGATGCACTCGGTCATCCCCACGGCCGTGATCTTCATCGCGTTCGCCGTGATGTGGGGCCTGAACGGCTGGTCGCAGTCGATGGGCGCCGCCCCGGCGATCATCTCGCTCTCGCGCTGGTATCCGCTGAAAGAGCGGGGGACCTACTACGGTTTCTTCTCGGCGAGCCACAACCTCGGGGAGTTCTTCTCGTTCCTGTTCGTGGGTTCGATCGTGACCTTCGCAGGCTGGCAGGCGGGCTTCTTCGGCTCGGCGATAGCCGGGGCCATCGGCGTGGTCGTGATCCTGCTGATGCTGCACGACACCCCGGAATCGAAGGGTCTGCCTCCGGTGGAGGCGCTGGCGCACGAGAAACCGGCGGCCTCGGCCGACAAGTCGGTGAAGGAGATTCAGAAGCAGGTGCTGCGCACCCCCGCGGTATGGATTCTTGCCGCTGCGAGCGCCTTCATGTATATCTCGCGCTACGCGATCAACGGCTGGGGCGTGCTGTTCCTGCAGGAGGCGAAGGGTTTTTCGGACGTCGAGGCGATCTCGGTGGTCTCGATCAACGCGCTGCTGGGCATTCTCGGCACGGTGCTCTCGGGGTGGTTCTCGGACAAGCTTTTCAAGGGCGACCGGAAGGTTCCGGCGCTGATTTTCGGCGTGCTGAACGCCGCGGCGCTGGCGCTGTTCTTCTACGGAGGCAACGCCATGTGGGTCAACGTGCTGTCGATGGTGCTGTTCGGCATCGCCATCGGCGTGCTGATCTGCTTCCTGGGGGGTCTGATGGCCGTCGACATCGTGCCGCGGAAGGCTACGGGCGCCGCGCTGGGCGTCGTGGGGATGACTTCCTATATCGCTGCGGGCATTCAGGACGTGGCGAGCGGCTGGCTGATCGACTCCAACATCACCGTTGCCGCCGACGGGGTGAAACACTACGATTTCGGCCCTGTGGCGATCTTCTGGCTTGCGGCGGCGGTCATCTCGTTCCTGCTGCCGCTGTTGAACCGCGGCAAGGTCAAGGAGTTTTAG